The region AAACGCATCGAGGAGGAGAAGCGCCAGCTCTCGATGACGACCGAGGAACGTGTCCGCGACATCCGTCGTCAGGGAATGACCGACTTCGAGGCCACGGAGGACCGCAAGCGTCAGATCGCCGAGTACCAGGGGAAGGCCCGCGAGGCGCTGGCCAATGGCGAGTTCGAGCAGGCGCGGCAACTTGCCCAGAAGGCGATGGACTTGGCCTCGCAGGTGGCCAGCTCGCAAACCAGTGAAGCCAAGCGCGGTGAGGACGCCCGCAAACAGTCCGAGCAGGCGGTTTCTCAGGTCACCCAACTGGAATCGCAGTCCCGCGATGCCTACCGCAAGCAGGAATACGCGCAGGCAGAAGCCCTGATGCGCCAAGCAGACGCGTTGCGCGCTGAACTGGCCCAGAAGACCAAGGATGCCGACGCACAGATCGCACAGGGCAAGGATGGCGTCAATCAAGCCATCCAGCGCATCCGCGAGTCCGAGGAGATTCTCAACAAGACCCTGGATGCCGAAGCCAAGGCGCACCAGACGGCTGCACAGGCTGCGCTGACTGCGCGCGAGCAGATTCAGCAGACCTTCACGCAGACCGAAAACCAGATCGACCAGATCACGGCCAAGCTGAAAGACGGTCTGAAGGTCACGCTGGATGCCGATACGACCCGCTTCGACAAAGCAATCGCTGACCTCGACAAGGCCATCGCCGAGAAGGAGTACCTGCTCAAGATTCAGGCCGACTTGCAGGAGGCAGAGAAGAAGCTGCAGCAGTACGAGCAGCTGCTGAAGGAAGGCAAGACCCTGCCTGTCGATGCCGACGTGTCCAAGGCCAAGGAGGCGCTGGACAAGCTCAAGACCTACGCCGACCAGAACTCGCAGTTCGAACTGAAGGTGGCCACCGAGAAGGCGCAGGCCGCGATCACCAACGTCGAGGGGATGATCAAGGCGCTGGATCGTATCCAGACCGAGTCCCGGCATCAGGTCAGCACCAACGCCGATGCGGCCCGCGCCGAAATCATGAGTCTCAACGGGGCCAATACCTCGAGCACACACACGATCTACGTGCGCAAGGTGGAGGCAAACGCGACCGGCGGTTTGGTGGGCGGTGGCGTGCGCCGCTATGCCGATGGCGGCGCGGTGGCCTCGGCCTTTCCTCGGATGAGTGGCGGATCGGTTCCCGGCTCAGGCCACCACGACACCGTGCCGCGAACTCTGGATGCCGGTGCCTTCGTGATTCGCAAAGCTGCGGTGCAGAAGTATGGCGGCGGCGCGCTCTCGCGTCTGGCCAATGGCGTGGCACGGTTTGCTACTGGCGGCGCGGTGATGCTGGGCGGCGGCAAGCGCCCATCCGGCAATGATGTTGATGGCACGCCCAGCACACCAAAGAAGAACCGGGAGGCAGTCGAGGCGATGAAGATGATCGACCTCGGCCTACAGGGGATGAACGAGTACACCAATTGGCTCCAGTGGAACTACGGTGCCTCGGTCAGTCTGGATATGCGCAGCAAGACGATGGATAGCTACGGCAAGCAGGCCCAGCAGGATCGGCGTGCGCTGGAGGACTTCATCAGCCGCAAGACGCTCACCGGCAACGAGCGACAGAACCTGGAGCGCATCAAGCAGACGTGGCGGCAGGCGATGGCCCAGCCGCTGCTCTGGGGCAAAGACCTGGAGCGCGAGCTGATCGATTACATGGAGCAGAACCAGGGCGAGTTCTACCGGCGCGGCGGTATGGCCAAGTCCGATACCGTCCCGGCGATGCTCACGCCGGGCGAGTTCGTCGTGAACAAGGATGCCGTATCCCGCTACGGCGCTGGCTTCTTCGAGGCGATCAACAACCTGTCGGCTCCGGCGCAAGCCCTGGCCGGTAGAGCGCTGGCGGGCGTTCAGGGCTTCGCCACGGGTGGCTTGGTGCAACCCAGCGGGTCGCGGCTGGCCCGTCCGGTGTTGGCCAGCGATGCCGGGCCCAGCCGCACGGTGCGCGTGGAACTGTCCTCGGGACAGCAGAAGGTAAACGCCACCGTAGACGCACGAGACGAGTCTCGTCTGCTGCAACTGTTGGACGCTGCCCGCGCCCGCACTGCATGAAGGATTCCCGATGCAACTGACGAACCTCGATGCCGGGGTGGCTTTGCCATTGCCTGACGATTTGCTTTGGAGTGATGAGCACGCGTGGTCACCCGCCGTGGCGAATACGTCCTACCTCATCACCGGAGCCTTGTTGATCCAGTCTGCCACCCGGCAAGCCGGTCGTCCCATCACGCTGGTGGGCGCACCCGACATGGCTTGGGTGACGCGGGCCACGGTCGAACAACTGCGGGCCTGGGCCGCGCTTCCAGTCGGCAGCGCCACAGGTCGCTTCGGCTTGACCTTCTCCGATGGCCGCTCCTTCACCGTCGCATTCCGCCACGCAGAAACGGCCATCGAAGCCGAGCCGGTGTTGGGCATCCCGGCCCGTGCCGACACCGATTTCTATCGCCTGACCCTTCGATTTCTGGAGATCTGAAATGCCGATCCAATCCGGCGACGTGAAACTGCTGAAGTCCGCCGTGATGGCGGACGTGCCCGAGGGCGGTGGCGCGCCCACGGGCAACACCATCGCCGATGGCGTCTCGAACGCCATCTTCCCTGACATCTCGGAACTGGACCGCGCCGGAGGCCGGGTCAACCTGCGGAAGTCCTTTGTCTCGGTGCAGACCGACGACACCGACACCTACTTCGGTGCCAACGTGATCGTGGCTGAGCCGCCGCAGGATGCGCGCGTCAGCGTCACGCTGTTCAGCACCGAAAAGACCTTCGACACCCGCGAGCAGGCGCAAGTCCGCATCGAGGCTTACCTCAACAAGGGCCCCGAGTGGGCGGGCTACCTGTTCGAGAACCACATCGCGGGCCAGCGCGTCATTCAGCTTTTACAGCGCACCACCGACACAGTTCCCAATGTCGGCCAGACGCTGGTCTTGATCGAGAACGAGGGGCTGGGCACCCAGAAGGAGCAGTACGTCCGGGCCACCTCGGTGTCTGTCGTCGAGCGCACCTTCACCTACGACGGTGACAAGGACTACAAGGCCAGCATCGTCACGGTCGACATCAGCGACGCCCTGCGCTACGACTTCACCGGCTCGCCCGCAAGTCGCACGTTCACTCGCGCCGCGAATAGCACCAAGACGCGCGACACGGTCGTGGCGGACGCCGGAACCTACGTCGGGGTAGTACCGCTGACGCAGGCCGCCGCTGTCGGCGACTTCACGATCAAGGGCACCTCGATCTACACGCAGTTGGTGCCGAGCGCGCAGACCGAGACGCCCATTTCCTTCGTGCCGCCGTATGCGGCAGCAGGACTGCCAGTACCAGGGGCCGTCGCGGTGAGCTACACGGCCAGCCACGCATGGACGACCAGCATCAAATTCAATCTGCCGGGCGGTTGCTTGCCAGGGTCACTGACCATCGGAACGGACGGCATCACGATCTTTGACGACGCAGGCCTGCTCAAAACCGCCAGCGGGACGGTCGGAATCATCGATTACGCCAACGGCATCCTGACCCTGAACTCGGGGACGATGTCGAACGCGAAAGCAGTCACCTACACGCCTGCCGCGCAGATTTTGCGTGCGCCGCAAAGCTCGGAGATCCCGGTCACGCCCGAGTCGCGCAGCCAGTCCTACGTGGGTACGGTCAACCCGGTGCCGCAGCCCGGCACGCTGTCGATCAGCTACATGGCCCAAGGGCGCTGGTATGTGCTTTCCGACAGTGGCAACGGCTCCCTCAAGGGCCTGGACGCCAGCTACGGCGCGGGCACCTTCAACCGGAACACCGGCGCGTTCGTCGTCACCTTGGGCGCATTGCCCGACGTCGGCAGTTCGCTCGTGCTGACCTGGAACGTGCCGACGCAGGAGACGCAGCAGCCATCGACCACCCTCAAGGCGGCGCAGAGTCTTGCATTGAATCCGCCCGCAGGGACGGCGGTACAACCCGGCTCGCTCACGGTGTCCTGGGAGTATGGCGGCACCAAGACGGCAACGGCGGCCACCTCCGGCGTGCTGTCTGGTGCGGCCACCGGCAGTCTGAGCGTGGCGCAGAACCGCGTGGACTTCGCGCCCAATGTGCTGCCAGCGGTGGGCACGCAACTCACCGTGAGCTACGTAGCGGGCCCGAAGCAGGAAGATTCGTTTGCGCATCCGTCACGCAACGGATCGGGGCTGTTGCCGGTCACCGCGACCCTTGGGGCCATCGAGCCGGGTTCGCTCGAAGTCGAGTGGAACACGTTCACCGACGAGGCGGTTCTCGGCGCGTACACCTTCGCTCAATTGCAGGAGATGGGTATCGCCGTCTCGATCTGGCGCGACCCCACCCAGATCGCCCGAGATGACGGGAACGGCGGTGTAGTGCTGAACGGGATCTCGATTGGCACCGTCAACTACGCAACCGGTCAGGTGACCTTCAATCCGGATGTCTCGATCCGTATCCCAC is a window of Paucibacter sp. KCTC 42545 DNA encoding:
- a CDS encoding tape measure protein — protein: MAKRISILVALEGADDGLKRAITSAERSLGELSTTAKTAGAKAAAGMAEVKAGMSAFGDQVATAKTQLLAFLSISWAAGKVQEIVQIADAWNMMSARLKLATAGQREFTTAQAALFDIAQRIGVPIQETATLYGKLQQAVRMLGGEQKDALTITESISQALRLSGASATEAQSSLLQFGQALASGVLRGEEFNSVVENSPRLAQALADGLNVPIGRLRKLAEEGRLTADVVVNALMSQKDKLASEYAQLPQTVSQAFERLRNAFGQWINRVDESTGLTKKLAEALTFLANNLDTVMQWLKRIAEVGLAVLIYRLIPALITAWQTAGAAAVTAASATAAAWTTANLSVSAAVASVGVLKTAFAVLGAFLVGWEIGTWLSEKFEIVRKAGIFMVEMLVKAVEQLRYRWEAFAAIFTSDTIAEATKRHEERLAEMNQIFAQMYADASRGAEAAKGAMNTAATTAEEIAKRLEAVRQGTQEAVGRGIEAVHSALEKLKSRLGEVEQAVGKANQTVNDATAKMAEAYKGLTSIVEANLLRQIEAVKARYQQEQSALETSKQSEAALITKSTQLLTDALTQQTTLRRQSTTDTLKLIDDESKARIESARRQGQTEEERRANVQRVENDILATKRQTMTQALAEYRQHIDALNAEANRHLAEIKRIEEEKRQLSMTTEERVRDIRRQGMTDFEATEDRKRQIAEYQGKAREALANGEFEQARQLAQKAMDLASQVASSQTSEAKRGEDARKQSEQAVSQVTQLESQSRDAYRKQEYAQAEALMRQADALRAELAQKTKDADAQIAQGKDGVNQAIQRIRESEEILNKTLDAEAKAHQTAAQAALTAREQIQQTFTQTENQIDQITAKLKDGLKVTLDADTTRFDKAIADLDKAIAEKEYLLKIQADLQEAEKKLQQYEQLLKEGKTLPVDADVSKAKEALDKLKTYADQNSQFELKVATEKAQAAITNVEGMIKALDRIQTESRHQVSTNADAARAEIMSLNGANTSSTHTIYVRKVEANATGGLVGGGVRRYADGGAVASAFPRMSGGSVPGSGHHDTVPRTLDAGAFVIRKAAVQKYGGGALSRLANGVARFATGGAVMLGGGKRPSGNDVDGTPSTPKKNREAVEAMKMIDLGLQGMNEYTNWLQWNYGASVSLDMRSKTMDSYGKQAQQDRRALEDFISRKTLTGNERQNLERIKQTWRQAMAQPLLWGKDLERELIDYMEQNQGEFYRRGGMAKSDTVPAMLTPGEFVVNKDAVSRYGAGFFEAINNLSAPAQALAGRALAGVQGFATGGLVQPSGSRLARPVLASDAGPSRTVRVELSSGQQKVNATVDARDESRLLQLLDAARARTA